The Streptomyces sp. NBC_00224 genome contains the following window.
GCAGTCGCCGGCGATGGCGCCGTCGTCTGGGTGCGCGTGGCTGTCACCGTTGCCGTCGGCGTTGCGCTGTCGTGGGAGGACGAGCGGTCCACGGAGGCGGCCAGCGCTCCGATCAGCAGCCCCACCGTGGCCGCCGCCGTATGCGTCAGCCACGGTCGTATCCGTCGGCGTGCGGGCTGCTTGTTCTCGCCGCCGGGCTGCTGCATCGGGCTGTGCGGAGGTCCTCCAGGCACTCGCCACTCCAGCCCCACCACCCTGAACCCGCCACGTCATCCGCGCACGTCAACCCGCCGCTCGCCCCCCACGGTCGGGGTTTCTTCGGGAGGGAATCAGCCGTGCGGCGCAGCGGCGAGACGCTGGCGGTGAATGACTGACACACCGATCGCCTGTCGTGAGTGGTTCGCTGCTGAGGCAGTGCGCGGGCGGAGTCGGGGGCGTCGGCCGGGACAGGGCGCCGGGGGCCGTCTGACTTCTTCGCGGCTGTTGCACAGGTTGGCGGGGATGGTCTGCCCGGCTGTGCGTTCGCCCCGCCCCGAAGGCCTCCTCAGCTTCTGGTCCCTAGGGGACGGGTGAGCGGTGCGCGGGTTCTGTGTGCGTGGATGGCGTTGGAGAGGGGGCTCTCTGATGGTGGGGGCTGTGGGGGATGTGTTCTGGAGGCGTGGGATGTTCTGGTGCTGTGGGAGCGGCGTGTGTGGTGTTGGCTGCTTGTGTGAAGTGAACCGGTGGCATCGGATGGGGCGGTGGTTGCGTTCGTCTGTTCCGGGCTGCCAGTAGTCGTCGCGTGTGGTGCCATCGTGCGCGTTCAGTGTGGTGGTGTTGTCGTCTGCGTTCACCTATGCCGTGGACGCCCAGACGCTTTGCCACGTCGCTCCAGTCGGTGGTGGGCTGTTCGCAGTGGGGGCCGGGCTGGCCTGTTCCGGCGAGCGCTGCGGGAGCCAAGTGCAGGAGTTCCCCTTCGCGTTGGGTGAGGCCGAGGTGGGTGAGTGTGGTGAGTTGGCGGTAGGTGGTGGCGCGGGAGATGGAGGCGGATGCCTGGAGTTCGGTGAGGGTTTGTCCGTCGTGTTCGGCGAGTGCGGCGAGGATGGCGAGTCCGCTGGAGCTGAGCCCGCGGTGGGCGAAGGCATCCAGGCCCATCAATCGCGCGGCAGTGTGTGAGTCGAGGTCGGCGTCACCCTCGGTGTTGTGGTGTGTGTTGTGGTGGGTGTGTCTCATGGTGGGTCCACTCATGGCCCCCCCAGCCTGGGGCCGTTGGGGGGTGGACTCACCGTGGGACAGGTTGAGGGGGCCGGTGCCGGTGGGGGGCAGGAGCATCCAGCGGGCGCCTTCGGTGGGGGTGCCGTGGTCGAGCTGGCGGAGCAGCCGTGCACGGAGGAGGCGTTGGTTGGAGCGGTGGGTGGTGGTGCGGGCGCAGCCCATGCGTTCGGAGAGGTCGCGTTCGGAGACGGTGTGGTCCCAGCCTCCTGTACGGGTGCAGATGTCGAGGCGGGCGATCAGGTTGCGCAGGTCGGTTTTGGCGGCGGTGCCTGGCCAGGGTGTGCGTTCGATGCGGGTGCGGTAGGCGGCGAGGGCGGCGTGGAAGTCCTGCCGGCCACACAGCGGGTCACGGGTCTGGAGGTAGTGGCGGGCGCCGTCGAAGGCCCGGTGCAGCCAGGCGACAGCCTTGTCGTAACCACGCCGGTGCTGGAGTGCGCGGGCGGCTTGTCCGGCTGGGTAGGGGCCGTCCAGGAGGACTTGGACGAACGCGGCGCGGCTCCAGCCCGCCTGCACCGCACCCGCTGCCACAGCACGTGTGAGGGCCCAGGCGTGGTCGGAGGCCGCGCTGTTGTGGCCGCCGCGCTGGAGGGAAGCGTTGGTGTAGGTGCCGTGCCGGTCACCTTCGGTCAGGAGCTGGTGGATGCGCGGGGACAACGGGCCCAGCGGTTCGAGCAGATCAGCGGGCCTGGTACGCCGGTGAGCGTTGAGCGGTCCCCGTCGGGTGGGCGGGGGCCGCAGGCGCTGGTCCTCGCTGGTGGGGGCGGCTGTCGAGGCTTGGGGTGAAGTGGTCAGCCCGCTGCCGCGGGCAGGGGGGTGCGGGGTGGTGTTCCGGGATTTTGATGGGGTGTGGGTCCAGGTCAGCTGGCCTGTCATGGTCGGCAACGCTAGGAGCCCCGGTGGTGCTTCAGGTATGGTCCCGGTGCACCATCTGGGGTGGTTGGTCTGTCGCCTGTGCACAGGAAGCGGCGTTTTGTTTCCGCCCCTGCACCGTGCGCCGCAGGCCGGTTTCCGTTCTGCACCACGGACCCGTCTCGCTCATCTCCTCGCCGCGGCACCGGACGTCGCCCACCCGGCAGCCACAGTCATCGACGGGGGCGGCCCCCGGCTCGCCACCGGATCCGTGCTGGCCGGCCGCAGCGAGGGGGCCGACCCCTCAGGGGGCCGGCCAGGCGGTTGCGGATCCGGCTGATCGTCCGCCGACTCCTTGACGGCAGCCCAACACGCCTGTGGAGGAAGTCCCTTGAATGGATCGGCGGCAGGGTAGAGCCCGGTCAGTGAGCCAGCTGCGGCCGGTGAAGTTCGCTGCGTGCCGTCGCGGCCGGGCTGGGCGGGCGGCCGCTCCGTCTCCCGCGAGGCCGTTGCCGCCCACCGCTTCGGCCCCCGGCCAGCCGCCTGGTCTGCCGGCCTGCTGTTGGCGGACCGGTCTCGTGGTGGTGTCCGTGGTGTGGTCGTGTTCCCCCGGGACGTGGTGGTGATCAGTTGCCGAGGGTGAGGCGGAT
Protein-coding sequences here:
- a CDS encoding helix-turn-helix domain-containing protein; amino-acid sequence: MTGQLTWTHTPSKSRNTTPHPPARGSGLTTSPQASTAAPTSEDQRLRPPPTRRGPLNAHRRTRPADLLEPLGPLSPRIHQLLTEGDRHGTYTNASLQRGGHNSAASDHAWALTRAVAAGAVQAGWSRAAFVQVLLDGPYPAGQAARALQHRRGYDKAVAWLHRAFDGARHYLQTRDPLCGRQDFHAALAAYRTRIERTPWPGTAAKTDLRNLIARLDICTRTGGWDHTVSERDLSERMGCARTTTHRSNQRLLRARLLRQLDHGTPTEGARWMLLPPTGTGPLNLSHGESTPQRPQAGGAMSGPTMRHTHHNTHHNTEGDADLDSHTAARLMGLDAFAHRGLSSSGLAILAALAEHDGQTLTELQASASISRATTYRQLTTLTHLGLTQREGELLHLAPAALAGTGQPGPHCEQPTTDWSDVAKRLGVHGIGERRRQHHHTERARWHHTRRLLAARNRRTQPPPHPMPPVHFTQAANTTHAAPTAPEHPTPPEHIPHSPHHQRAPSPTPSTHTEPAHRSPVP